The following proteins are encoded in a genomic region of Brachypodium distachyon strain Bd21 chromosome 1, Brachypodium_distachyon_v3.0, whole genome shotgun sequence:
- the LOC100837144 gene encoding uncharacterized protein LOC100837144 isoform X2 translates to MLHINRELKGQNSTSKRQSHTTELPCSLVEEVQHLENRLNDQFAMRSALEKALGYKPCAAQLSKDCCIPKPTEKLIKEIAVLELEVICLEHHLLTLYRQAFEQQVCSRISACGTERNKEPARSFSGTLSETSTVNFSTPRKHQSAHSSRMVQARRSTTLNSEPGISQHNDSKASIGRSHSSLLPRSICSARVSPSANNLARALKPCHTSPLSFVEEGKCMDSGIVSLADILGTRIADHVPQTPNKISEDMIKCIAAIYIRLRDDTAVQRTFYPSPCSSFSSVSGISSKFTGDIWSPRCRKESFIEAWQEHSFGSGESRDLGQQYDSVIEVSALCKGAQRSADVNDMLCKYKSLVQLLETIDLSTMKNEEKLAFWINVHNAMMMHAHIECGIPQSNSKRLLLTKVSYIISGQRVNAELIEYQILCCRVHSSGQWFRLLLYPKWKPKDKEELQGFAVDRLEPLVHFALSSGSHSDPVVRAYSPKRLFQQLEAAKEEFIRANIGVRGSGRRRVLLPKVLESYARDAGLGAQELLRVVESCLPESLRAAAAAAAPRRVEWRPHNMAFRYVLSRELVGSPACSRQ, encoded by the exons ATGCTCCACATCAACAG GGAACTGAAGGGTCAGAACAGCACCAGTAAGAGGCAATCCCACACCACTGAGCTTCCATGCTCTTTGGTAGAAGAG GTCCAACACCTTGAGAACCGACTGAATGATCAGTTTGCTATGCGGAGTGCTCTAGAGAAAGCATTAGGTTACAAGCCCTGTGCTGCCCAATTATCAAAAGACTGCTGCATTCCAAAG CCTACAGAGAAGCTAATAAAGGAGATTGCGGTATTAGAGCTTGAAGTCATATGCTTGGAGCACCATCTCTTGACACTATACCGGCAGGCCTTTGAACAGCAAGTTTGTAGTCGAATTTCTGCTTGTGGAACGGAAAGAAACAAGGAACCAGCAAGGTCATTTTCAGGCACTCTCTCCGAAACTTCTACAGTCAATTTCTCGACCCCAAGGAAGCACCAATCGGCACATTCCAGTCGCATGGTCCAGGCACGCAGGTCGACAACTCTTAATAGTGAACCCGGCATTTCACAGCACAATGACAGCAAGGCAAGTATTGGGCGCAGCCATTCCTCGCTCCTGCCGCGTTCCATTTGCTCAGCTAGAGTATCTCCTTCAGCAAACAATCTTGCTAGAGCTCTCAAACCATGTCATACTTCGCCTCTATCATTTGTCGAG GAGGGCAAGTGCATGGATTCCGGTATTGTAAGCTTAGCAGATATCTTGGGTACCAGGATTGCAGATCATGTTCCTCAAACACCTAACAAGATATCCgaggacatgatcaaatgcaTTGCTGCCATATACATCAGGCTGAGAGACGATACCGCTGTGCAACGTACCTTCTACCCCTCACCATGCTCGTCCTTTTCATCAGTGAGTGGCATCTCTTCGAAATTCACTGGGGATATATGGAGCCCCAGATGCAGGAAAGAGAGTTTTATCGAGGCGTGGCAGGAACATTCATTTGGTTCTGGTGAATCAAGGGATTTGGGTCAGCAATATGATTCTGTGATTGAGGTGTCTGCTCTCTGCAAAGGGGCTCAGAGGTCTGCCGATGTGAATGACATGTTGTGTAAATATAA ATCACTTGTACAGCTGCTAGAAACGATTGATCTCAGTACcatgaaaaatgaagaaaagcTTGCCTTCTGGATCAATGTGCAtaatgccatgatgatgcat GCCCATATAGAATGCGGGATTCCGCAGAGTAACAGCAAGAGATTGTTGCTTACTAAG GTATCCTACATCATCAGTGGCCAGAGAGTAAACGCGGAGTTGATAGAGTACCAAATCTTGTGCTGCCGAGTACACTCTTCCGGGCAG TGGTTCAGGCTACTGTTGTACCCGAAATGGAAGCCGAAAGACAAGGAAGAGCTGCAAGGGTTCGCTGTCGACCGCCTTGAGCCGCTGGTACACTTCGCGCTGTCTTCCGGAAGCCACTCAGATCCAGTG GTGCGGGCGTACAGCCCGAAGCGGCTGTTCCAGCAGCTggaggcggccaaggaggagTTCATCCGCGCCAACATCGGCGTCCGCGGGTCCGGGCGGCGCAGGGTGCTCCTCCCCAAGGTGCTGGAGTCGTACGCGAGGGACGCCGGCCTGGGCGCGCAGGAgctgctgcgcgtcgtggAGTCCTGCCTCCCGGAAAGCCTCcgtgcggcagcggcggcggcggcgccgcgtaGGGTGGAGTGGAGGCCCCACAACATGGCCTTCCGGTACGTGCTGTCCAGGGAGCTGGTGGGATCCCCGGCGTGCAGCAGGCAGTGA
- the LOC100837144 gene encoding uncharacterized protein LOC100837144 isoform X1, translated as MDSPSPRCHAPHQQNARELKGQNSTSKRQSHTTELPCSLVEEVQHLENRLNDQFAMRSALEKALGYKPCAAQLSKDCCIPKPTEKLIKEIAVLELEVICLEHHLLTLYRQAFEQQVCSRISACGTERNKEPARSFSGTLSETSTVNFSTPRKHQSAHSSRMVQARRSTTLNSEPGISQHNDSKASIGRSHSSLLPRSICSARVSPSANNLARALKPCHTSPLSFVEEGKCMDSGIVSLADILGTRIADHVPQTPNKISEDMIKCIAAIYIRLRDDTAVQRTFYPSPCSSFSSVSGISSKFTGDIWSPRCRKESFIEAWQEHSFGSGESRDLGQQYDSVIEVSALCKGAQRSADVNDMLCKYKSLVQLLETIDLSTMKNEEKLAFWINVHNAMMMHAHIECGIPQSNSKRLLLTKVSYIISGQRVNAELIEYQILCCRVHSSGQWFRLLLYPKWKPKDKEELQGFAVDRLEPLVHFALSSGSHSDPVVRAYSPKRLFQQLEAAKEEFIRANIGVRGSGRRRVLLPKVLESYARDAGLGAQELLRVVESCLPESLRAAAAAAAPRRVEWRPHNMAFRYVLSRELVGSPACSRQ; from the exons ATGGATTCGCCATCTCCGAGATGCCATGCTCCACATCAACAG AATGCTAGGGAACTGAAGGGTCAGAACAGCACCAGTAAGAGGCAATCCCACACCACTGAGCTTCCATGCTCTTTGGTAGAAGAG GTCCAACACCTTGAGAACCGACTGAATGATCAGTTTGCTATGCGGAGTGCTCTAGAGAAAGCATTAGGTTACAAGCCCTGTGCTGCCCAATTATCAAAAGACTGCTGCATTCCAAAG CCTACAGAGAAGCTAATAAAGGAGATTGCGGTATTAGAGCTTGAAGTCATATGCTTGGAGCACCATCTCTTGACACTATACCGGCAGGCCTTTGAACAGCAAGTTTGTAGTCGAATTTCTGCTTGTGGAACGGAAAGAAACAAGGAACCAGCAAGGTCATTTTCAGGCACTCTCTCCGAAACTTCTACAGTCAATTTCTCGACCCCAAGGAAGCACCAATCGGCACATTCCAGTCGCATGGTCCAGGCACGCAGGTCGACAACTCTTAATAGTGAACCCGGCATTTCACAGCACAATGACAGCAAGGCAAGTATTGGGCGCAGCCATTCCTCGCTCCTGCCGCGTTCCATTTGCTCAGCTAGAGTATCTCCTTCAGCAAACAATCTTGCTAGAGCTCTCAAACCATGTCATACTTCGCCTCTATCATTTGTCGAG GAGGGCAAGTGCATGGATTCCGGTATTGTAAGCTTAGCAGATATCTTGGGTACCAGGATTGCAGATCATGTTCCTCAAACACCTAACAAGATATCCgaggacatgatcaaatgcaTTGCTGCCATATACATCAGGCTGAGAGACGATACCGCTGTGCAACGTACCTTCTACCCCTCACCATGCTCGTCCTTTTCATCAGTGAGTGGCATCTCTTCGAAATTCACTGGGGATATATGGAGCCCCAGATGCAGGAAAGAGAGTTTTATCGAGGCGTGGCAGGAACATTCATTTGGTTCTGGTGAATCAAGGGATTTGGGTCAGCAATATGATTCTGTGATTGAGGTGTCTGCTCTCTGCAAAGGGGCTCAGAGGTCTGCCGATGTGAATGACATGTTGTGTAAATATAA ATCACTTGTACAGCTGCTAGAAACGATTGATCTCAGTACcatgaaaaatgaagaaaagcTTGCCTTCTGGATCAATGTGCAtaatgccatgatgatgcat GCCCATATAGAATGCGGGATTCCGCAGAGTAACAGCAAGAGATTGTTGCTTACTAAG GTATCCTACATCATCAGTGGCCAGAGAGTAAACGCGGAGTTGATAGAGTACCAAATCTTGTGCTGCCGAGTACACTCTTCCGGGCAG TGGTTCAGGCTACTGTTGTACCCGAAATGGAAGCCGAAAGACAAGGAAGAGCTGCAAGGGTTCGCTGTCGACCGCCTTGAGCCGCTGGTACACTTCGCGCTGTCTTCCGGAAGCCACTCAGATCCAGTG GTGCGGGCGTACAGCCCGAAGCGGCTGTTCCAGCAGCTggaggcggccaaggaggagTTCATCCGCGCCAACATCGGCGTCCGCGGGTCCGGGCGGCGCAGGGTGCTCCTCCCCAAGGTGCTGGAGTCGTACGCGAGGGACGCCGGCCTGGGCGCGCAGGAgctgctgcgcgtcgtggAGTCCTGCCTCCCGGAAAGCCTCcgtgcggcagcggcggcggcggcgccgcgtaGGGTGGAGTGGAGGCCCCACAACATGGCCTTCCGGTACGTGCTGTCCAGGGAGCTGGTGGGATCCCCGGCGTGCAGCAGGCAGTGA
- the LOC100843598 gene encoding non-symbiotic hemoglobin isoform X2, with protein sequence MSVEGSGASGGAVAGFSEEKEALVLKSWAIMKKDSANLGLRFFLKIFEIAPSAKELFPFLRNSDAPLETNPKLKTHAVSVFIMTCEAAAQLRKAGKITVRETTLKRLGGTHVKYGVADGHFEVTRFALLETIKEALPADMWSPEMKNAWGEAYDQLVAAIKQEMKPSA encoded by the exons ATGTCTGTCGAGGGAAGCGGCGCGTCAGGAGGAGCCGTCGCCGGCTTCAGCGAGGAGAAGGAAGCGCTGGTGCTCAAGTCATGGGCCATCATGAAGAAGGACTCCGCCAACCTTGGGCTCCGCTTCTTCTTGAA GATCTTTGAGATTGCGCCATCGGCCAAGGAGCTGTTCCCGTTCCTGCGCAACTCCGACGCGCCCCTGGAAACCAACCCCAAGCTCAAGACCCACGCCGTGTCTGTCTTTATCATG ACGTGCGAGGCGGCTGCGCAGCTTCGGAAAGCCGGCAAGATCACCGTGAGGGAGACCACCCTGAAGAGGTTGGGGGGCACGCACGTAAAATACGGCGTGGCAGATGGACACTTCgag GTGACAAGATTTGCTCTGCTTGAGACGATAAAGGAGGCACTTCCGGCTGACATGTGGAGCCCGGAGATGAAGAACGCGTGGGGCGAAGCCTATGACCAACTGGTCGCGGCCATCAAGCAAGAGATGAAGCCATCTGCGTAG
- the LOC100844110 gene encoding allene oxide synthase 2: protein MDQESGSGEVSRRVPRPVPGSYGVPFISAIRDRLDFYYLQGQDKYFESRVDKYGSTVVRMNVPPGPFMARDPRVVAVLDAKSFPVLFDVTKVEKKNLFTGTYMPSTSLTGGHRVCAYLDPSEPNHGKVKQLLFSLLASRKDAFIPAFRTHFSSLLATVESQLVLAGKSDFNALNDATSFEFIGDAYFGVRPSASDLGTTGPTKAAKWLIWQLHPLVTLGLPMILEEPLLHTVHLPPILVSRDYKALYKYFSAAAGPALDTAESLGLPREEACHNLLFATVFNSYGGLKVLLPGVLARIAGAGEKFHKKLAAEIRAAVEDAGGKVTMAAVEKMELTKSAVWEALRLDPPVKFQYGRAKADLSIESHDDKVFAVKKGEMLFGYQPCATRDPRVFGATAREFVGDRFVGDEGMKLLQYVYWSNGRETENPGVGDKQCPGKNLVVLVGRLLLVELFLRYDTFTAGAGTDLLGTKVEFTAVTKATSGPEAA from the coding sequence ATGGATCAGGAgagcggctccggcgaggtaTCCCGCCGCGTGCCGCGGCCCGTGCCGGGCAGCTACGGCGTCCCGTTCATCTCGGCGATCCGCGACCGCCTGGACTTCTACTACCTCCAGGGCCAGGACAAGTACTTCGAGTCCCGCGTGGACAAATACGGCTCCACGGTGGTGCGCATGAACGTGCCGCCGGGCCCCTTCATGGCGCGCGACCCGCGCGTGGTGGCCGTGCTGGACGCCAAGAGCTTCCCCGTGCTCTTCGACGTGACCaaggtggagaagaagaacctcTTCACGGGCACCTACATGCCGTCCACGTCCCTCACCGGCGGCCACCGCGTGTGCGCCTACCTGGACCCCTCGGAGCCCAACCACGGCAAGGTCAAGCAGCTGCTCTTCTccctccttgcgtcccgcaaggaCGCCTTCATCCCGGCCTTCCGGACACACTTCTCCTCGCTCCTCGCCACCGTGGAGTCGCAGCTCGTGCTGGCCGGGAAATCCGACTTCAACGCGCTCAACGACGCCACCTCCTTCGAGTTCATCGGGGACGCCTACTTCGGGGTGCGCCCCTCTGCATCCGACCTGGGAACCACGGGGCCGACCAAGGCCGCAAAGTGGCTCATCTGGCAGCTCCACCCGCTCGTCACGCTCGGGCTCCCCATGATCCTCGAGGAGCCGCTGCTCCACACGGTGCACCtcccgcccatcctcgtcagCCGAGACTACAAGGCGCTGTACAAGtacttctccgccgccgccggcccggcTCTCGACACCGCCGAGAGCCTCGGGCTGCCGCGTGAGGAAGCCTGCCACAACCTGCTCTTCGCGACCGTGTTCAACAGCTACGGCGGGCTCAAGGTGCTCCTCCCGGGTGTCCTGGCGCGCATCGCGGGAGCCGGAGAGAAGTTCCACAAGAAGCTGGCCGCGGAGATACGCGCGGCCGTGGAGGACGCCGGCGGGAAGGTCACCATGGCGGCCGTGGAGAAGATGGAGCTGACAAAGTCGGCCGTGTGGGAGGCGCTACGGCTGGACCCGCCCGTCAAGTTCCAGTACGGGCGCGCCAAGGCGGACCTGAGCATCGAGAGCCACGACGACAAGGTGTTCGCGGTGAAGAAGGGGGAGATGCTGTTCGGGTACCAGCCGTGCGCCACCAGGGACCCGCGGGTGTTCGGCGCCACGGCCAGGGAGTTCGTGGGCGATAGGTTCGTGGGGGACGAAGGGATGAAGCTGCTGCAGTACGTGTACTGGTCCAACGGGCGGGAGACCGAGAACCCCGGCGTGGGCGACAAGCAGTGCCCCGGGAAGAACCTCGTCGTGCTCGTCGGAAGGCTGCTGCTCGTCGAGCTCTTCCTCCGGTACGACACCTTCACTGcgggcgccggcaccgacctGCTCGGCACCAAGGTTGAGTTCACCGCTGTCACCAAGGCCACTTCCGGTCCGGAGGCTGCTTAA
- the LOC100844405 gene encoding wall-associated receptor kinase-like 14, with the protein MPSAALLLLPLLVAAVAAAGGGNNGGCERSCGGTTKLPYPFGFSSGCTIPLGCDHDTGVAWLGRAAGARELGLLVRNVTRRALILELLPDCSRALNASVQELFSDNYAPPSRNALVVSSCSASAASAQNNASSCTAPPDRYIDRNSSHCGANTSFKCILPPAPSNTGGRGQRFLSKRDILASECTALVSSASYWDTLGPALLLGKLELDWWVKGQYCRCHSSANCTLLTAPTTGKEAFRCECRDGFEGDGFLDGAGCKKVSKCDSSKYLSGVWGKPVQIGLLLAGVIFGAMVMGVTCVACHLLKRRSASIRSQQSTKRLLSEASCTVPFFSYREIERATGGFSEDHRLGTGAYGTVYAGRLSDNRLVAVKRIKQRGDDNAAGLDCVMNEVKLVSSVSHRSLVRLLGCCIDQGQQILVYEFMPNGTLAQHLQRERGPGAVPWTVRLRVAAETARAIAYLHSEVHPPIYHRDIKSSNILLDHEYNSKVADFGLSRKGMAAADADAASHISTAPQGTPGYVDPQYHQNFHLSDKSDVYSFGVVLAEIITAMKAVDFSRAPGEAVNLAQLAVEKIGRGCVDDIVDPYLDPHRDAWTLTSIHKVAELAFRCLAFQSEIRPSMAEVADELEQIQVSGWAPSADDAAFMSTTSSLCSSRCTDKSSLGPGKSRRDAQALAVASPVNAAAVAQGTEKGHPVDSPVSVQERWFSDRSSPSSNSLLGNTSSLH; encoded by the exons ATGCCGAGCGCggcgctgctgcttctgcccctgctggtggcggcggtggccgcggccggcggaggcAACAACGGGGGCTGCGAGCGGAGCTGCGGGGGCACGACGAAGCTGCCGTACCCGTTCGGCTTCTCCAGTGGCTGCACGATACCTCTCGGCTGCGACCACGACACGGGCGTCGCGTGGCTCGGCCGTgccgcgggcgcgcgcgagcTGGGCCTGCTCGTGCGCAACGTCACGCGCCGCGCGCTCATCCTCGAGCTGCTCCCCGACTGCTCCCGCGCGCTCAACGCGTCCGTCCAGGAGCTCTTCTCGGACAACTACGCGCCGCCCTCCCGGAACGCCCTCGTCGTCAGCTCCTGCAGCGCTAGCGCTGCCAGTGCCCAAAACAACGCCAGCAGCTGCACCGCCCCGCCTGACAGATACATCGACAGGAACTCGTCCCACTGCGGCGCCAACACGTCCTTCAAATGCATCCTGCCACCAGCTCCCAGCAATACCGGCGGCAGAGGGCAACGTTTCCTGAGTAAACGAGATATACTTGCCTCGGAGTGCACGGCGCTGGTGTCGTCGGCGAGCTACTGGGATACCCTGGGcccggcgctgctgctgggcAAGCTGGAGCTGGATTGGTGGGTTAAGGGGCAGTACTGCCGCTGCCACTCCAGCGCCAACTGCACTCTGCTCACCGCGCCAACCACGGGGAAAGAGGCGTTCCGGTGCGAATGCCGGGATGGGTTCGAGGGCGACGGCTtcctcgacggcgccggctGCAAGAAAG TGTCCAAGTGCGATTCTTCAAAATACCTATCAGGCGTTTGGGGCAAGCCGGTCCAAATTGGCCTTCTATTGGCAG GAGTAATATTTGGAGCCATGGTGATGGGCGTCACCTGCGTGGCGTGCCACCTGCTGAAGCGCCGTTCCGCGTCCATCCGGTCGCAGCAGAGCACGAAGCGCCTCCTGTCGGAGGCCTCCTGCACGGTGCCCTTCTTCTCGTACCGCGAGATCGAGCGCGCCACGGGCGGCTTCTCCGAGGACCACCGGCTGGGCACGGGCGCCTACGGCACGGTGTACGCGGGGCGGCTGAGCGACAACCGCCTGGTGGCCGTGAAGCGGATCAAGCAGCGCGGGGATGACAACGCCGCGGGTCTGGACTGCGTGATGAACGAAGTGAAGCTGGTGTCTTCCGTGAGCCACCGCAGCCTTGTCCGCCTCCTGGGCTGCTGCATCGATCAGGGCCAGCAGATCCTGGTGTACGAGTTCATGCCCAACGGCACCCTGGCGCAGCACCTGCAGCGTGAGCGCGGCCCCGGCGCCGTGCCCTGGACGGTCCGCCTCCGCGTGGCCGCCGAGACCGCCAGGGCCATCGCGTACCTGCACTCGGAGGTGCACCCGCCCATCTACCACCGCGACATCAAGTCCAGCAACATCCTGCTCGACCACGAGTACAACTCCAAGGTGGCCGACTTCGGGCTGTCCCGGAAGGGCATGGCGGCAGCGGACGCCGACGCTGCGTCGCACATCTCCACGGCGCCGCAGGGCACCCCGGGTTACGTCGACCCGCAGTACCACCAGAACTTCCACTTATCCGACAAGagcgacgtgtacagcttcggcgtCGTGCTGGCTGAGATCATCACGGCCATGAAGGCCGTCGACTTCAGCCGGGCGCCCGGCGAGGCCGTCAACCTGGCGCAGCTCGCCGTGGAGAAGATCGGCAGGGGCTGCGtcgacgacatcgtcgacccTTACCTGGACCCGCACAGGGACGCCTGGACGCTCACGTCCATCCACAAGGTGGCCGAGCTGGCGTTCCGGTGCCTGGCGTTCCAGAGCGAGATCAGGCCGTCCATGGCcgaggtcgccgacgagctgGAGCAGATACAGGTCAGCGGCTGGGCGCCGTCGGCGGACGACGCCGCGTTCATGTCCACGACGTCGTCGCTCTGCTCGTCGCGCTGCACGGACAAGTCGTCGTTGGGGCCCGGCAAAAGCAGGAGGGACGCACAGGCGCTGGCAGTGGCGTCCCCGGTgaatgcagcagcagttgcgcAAGGAACGGAGAAGGGTCATCCGGTGGATTCCCCTGTGTCAGTGCAGGAGAGGTGGTTCAGCGACAGAAGCTCCCCTTCCTCCAATAGCTTGCTGGGGAACACTAGCTCCCTGCACTGA
- the LOC100837144 gene encoding uncharacterized protein LOC100837144 isoform X3 — MDSPSPRCHAPHQQVQHLENRLNDQFAMRSALEKALGYKPCAAQLSKDCCIPKPTEKLIKEIAVLELEVICLEHHLLTLYRQAFEQQVCSRISACGTERNKEPARSFSGTLSETSTVNFSTPRKHQSAHSSRMVQARRSTTLNSEPGISQHNDSKASIGRSHSSLLPRSICSARVSPSANNLARALKPCHTSPLSFVEEGKCMDSGIVSLADILGTRIADHVPQTPNKISEDMIKCIAAIYIRLRDDTAVQRTFYPSPCSSFSSVSGISSKFTGDIWSPRCRKESFIEAWQEHSFGSGESRDLGQQYDSVIEVSALCKGAQRSADVNDMLCKYKSLVQLLETIDLSTMKNEEKLAFWINVHNAMMMHAHIECGIPQSNSKRLLLTKVSYIISGQRVNAELIEYQILCCRVHSSGQWFRLLLYPKWKPKDKEELQGFAVDRLEPLVHFALSSGSHSDPVVRAYSPKRLFQQLEAAKEEFIRANIGVRGSGRRRVLLPKVLESYARDAGLGAQELLRVVESCLPESLRAAAAAAAPRRVEWRPHNMAFRYVLSRELVGSPACSRQ; from the exons ATGGATTCGCCATCTCCGAGATGCCATGCTCCACATCAACAG GTCCAACACCTTGAGAACCGACTGAATGATCAGTTTGCTATGCGGAGTGCTCTAGAGAAAGCATTAGGTTACAAGCCCTGTGCTGCCCAATTATCAAAAGACTGCTGCATTCCAAAG CCTACAGAGAAGCTAATAAAGGAGATTGCGGTATTAGAGCTTGAAGTCATATGCTTGGAGCACCATCTCTTGACACTATACCGGCAGGCCTTTGAACAGCAAGTTTGTAGTCGAATTTCTGCTTGTGGAACGGAAAGAAACAAGGAACCAGCAAGGTCATTTTCAGGCACTCTCTCCGAAACTTCTACAGTCAATTTCTCGACCCCAAGGAAGCACCAATCGGCACATTCCAGTCGCATGGTCCAGGCACGCAGGTCGACAACTCTTAATAGTGAACCCGGCATTTCACAGCACAATGACAGCAAGGCAAGTATTGGGCGCAGCCATTCCTCGCTCCTGCCGCGTTCCATTTGCTCAGCTAGAGTATCTCCTTCAGCAAACAATCTTGCTAGAGCTCTCAAACCATGTCATACTTCGCCTCTATCATTTGTCGAG GAGGGCAAGTGCATGGATTCCGGTATTGTAAGCTTAGCAGATATCTTGGGTACCAGGATTGCAGATCATGTTCCTCAAACACCTAACAAGATATCCgaggacatgatcaaatgcaTTGCTGCCATATACATCAGGCTGAGAGACGATACCGCTGTGCAACGTACCTTCTACCCCTCACCATGCTCGTCCTTTTCATCAGTGAGTGGCATCTCTTCGAAATTCACTGGGGATATATGGAGCCCCAGATGCAGGAAAGAGAGTTTTATCGAGGCGTGGCAGGAACATTCATTTGGTTCTGGTGAATCAAGGGATTTGGGTCAGCAATATGATTCTGTGATTGAGGTGTCTGCTCTCTGCAAAGGGGCTCAGAGGTCTGCCGATGTGAATGACATGTTGTGTAAATATAA ATCACTTGTACAGCTGCTAGAAACGATTGATCTCAGTACcatgaaaaatgaagaaaagcTTGCCTTCTGGATCAATGTGCAtaatgccatgatgatgcat GCCCATATAGAATGCGGGATTCCGCAGAGTAACAGCAAGAGATTGTTGCTTACTAAG GTATCCTACATCATCAGTGGCCAGAGAGTAAACGCGGAGTTGATAGAGTACCAAATCTTGTGCTGCCGAGTACACTCTTCCGGGCAG TGGTTCAGGCTACTGTTGTACCCGAAATGGAAGCCGAAAGACAAGGAAGAGCTGCAAGGGTTCGCTGTCGACCGCCTTGAGCCGCTGGTACACTTCGCGCTGTCTTCCGGAAGCCACTCAGATCCAGTG GTGCGGGCGTACAGCCCGAAGCGGCTGTTCCAGCAGCTggaggcggccaaggaggagTTCATCCGCGCCAACATCGGCGTCCGCGGGTCCGGGCGGCGCAGGGTGCTCCTCCCCAAGGTGCTGGAGTCGTACGCGAGGGACGCCGGCCTGGGCGCGCAGGAgctgctgcgcgtcgtggAGTCCTGCCTCCCGGAAAGCCTCcgtgcggcagcggcggcggcggcgccgcgtaGGGTGGAGTGGAGGCCCCACAACATGGCCTTCCGGTACGTGCTGTCCAGGGAGCTGGTGGGATCCCCGGCGTGCAGCAGGCAGTGA
- the LOC100843598 gene encoding non-symbiotic hemoglobin isoform X1 has product MSVEGSGASGGAVAGFSEEKEALVLKSWAIMKKDSANLGLRFFLKIFEIAPSAKELFPFLRNSDAPLETNPKLKTHAVSVFIMTCEAAAQLRKAGKITVRETTLKRLGGTHVKYGVADGHFEVTRFALLETIKEALPLFFFARKRGSIVHCMSACISSIHHDDPCPTFVPVPLCCIYHVARRKKRKARVFIVCK; this is encoded by the exons ATGTCTGTCGAGGGAAGCGGCGCGTCAGGAGGAGCCGTCGCCGGCTTCAGCGAGGAGAAGGAAGCGCTGGTGCTCAAGTCATGGGCCATCATGAAGAAGGACTCCGCCAACCTTGGGCTCCGCTTCTTCTTGAA GATCTTTGAGATTGCGCCATCGGCCAAGGAGCTGTTCCCGTTCCTGCGCAACTCCGACGCGCCCCTGGAAACCAACCCCAAGCTCAAGACCCACGCCGTGTCTGTCTTTATCATG ACGTGCGAGGCGGCTGCGCAGCTTCGGAAAGCCGGCAAGATCACCGTGAGGGAGACCACCCTGAAGAGGTTGGGGGGCACGCACGTAAAATACGGCGTGGCAGATGGACACTTCgag GTGACAAGATTTGCTCTGCTTGAGACGATAAAGGAGGCACTTCCG ttgtttttctttgcgaGGAAGCGTGGCTCCATTGTTCACTGCATGTCTGCATGCATTTCGTCCATTCACCATGATGATCCGTGTCCAACCTTTGTTCCTGTACCACTGTGCTGCATTTATCACGTTgcccgaagaaaaaaaagaaaagctagagtgtttattgtgtgtaagTAA